One Nocardia iowensis DNA window includes the following coding sequences:
- a CDS encoding MMPL family transporter, giving the protein MARLAVTMARYRRRVFAGWLIAVAVGMLGLPHLLGSLVSPSVEVAGSESQRAAAVLEDGLPSLGNEPMIAVLHSDKHRSTDPAFRASISAAIRALGHQAGVTGSIVFPLVGDPKPVSAMAETLEPLRPLFHDEHTAYLMVGTTGSDRERQDRVPAQQAAVDQATQAASDGTVRTYFVGVSAFGQEMQRAEIADLLRIELIAVPVAIAVLLLGLRAPVAALVPAGIAGASVVTTLGLFALLTEVFPVDGMLLVGVNAVGLGIGIDYALFVTNRYREELAAGADQEQAIATAGATTGRTVVYSGLLLILAVVCLFMVRWYVFAEAAVGVLAVTAVALAASLSLLPAALVSLTRWLEWRPRWTSRSVLRTESTSTGTEWLARWAGHLMRHPWPYAVAVTAGLLLAATPVPDMALGINLERRALDGTPDRIGHQLMDPDVPGLASAVFILLSRPADSGEPDTVPLLTALRADPDVAAASTLGNGVDLTAILVIPRHTTDSPAVVEVVRRIRGEVVPSAVPPGTPVLVGGSSALVADLLTETSTKLWWVIGAVLALMFLMLVAVLRSVLLPLKAILMSLLSTGAAFGLTVLIFQGDGDHDALSGYDPGLIWPQVPLIMFVLLFGLSTDYELFLVRRIQEEYQATGDNRGSVVAGLVRTARPITLAAAILAVAFGSLLISDISGLQQFGFATACALIIDATLIRLILVPALMQIMGRWNWWFPAFRSSAGGGRGGPREHSPIDRPERVPDAVPALKN; this is encoded by the coding sequence TTGGCACGTCTGGCAGTCACGATGGCCCGATATCGGCGTCGGGTTTTCGCGGGTTGGCTGATCGCGGTCGCAGTCGGCATGCTGGGGCTACCCCACCTGCTGGGTTCGCTGGTCTCGCCGTCGGTAGAGGTCGCCGGCTCCGAATCACAACGGGCCGCAGCGGTTCTCGAGGATGGCCTGCCGTCCCTGGGCAACGAACCGATGATCGCGGTATTGCATTCCGACAAGCACCGATCGACGGATCCGGCTTTCCGCGCCTCGATCAGTGCCGCCATTCGCGCTCTCGGACACCAGGCGGGCGTCACGGGATCGATAGTGTTTCCGCTGGTCGGTGATCCGAAACCGGTATCGGCGATGGCCGAAACGCTGGAACCACTTCGCCCGCTGTTCCATGATGAACACACCGCCTACCTGATGGTTGGAACTACTGGCTCGGACCGGGAGCGCCAAGATCGAGTACCGGCGCAGCAGGCGGCGGTCGACCAGGCAACCCAAGCCGCGTCCGACGGTACTGTGCGGACCTATTTTGTCGGCGTCTCCGCATTCGGGCAGGAAATGCAGCGCGCCGAGATCGCGGATCTGCTGCGTATCGAATTGATCGCGGTGCCCGTCGCGATCGCGGTGCTGTTGTTGGGCTTGCGAGCTCCGGTTGCCGCCCTGGTGCCCGCGGGCATCGCTGGAGCTTCGGTGGTGACCACCCTTGGATTGTTCGCCCTGTTGACCGAGGTGTTCCCGGTGGACGGCATGCTGCTGGTCGGGGTCAACGCGGTCGGGCTGGGTATCGGGATCGACTACGCGTTGTTCGTCACCAACCGCTACCGGGAGGAATTGGCGGCCGGCGCCGACCAAGAGCAGGCGATCGCGACGGCGGGTGCCACCACGGGACGGACGGTGGTGTACTCAGGACTGCTCTTGATCCTGGCGGTCGTATGCCTGTTCATGGTGCGTTGGTACGTATTCGCGGAGGCCGCAGTCGGTGTCCTGGCGGTCACCGCGGTCGCGTTGGCGGCTTCGCTCTCACTGCTGCCGGCCGCGCTGGTGTCGTTGACGCGGTGGCTGGAATGGCGTCCACGGTGGACATCTCGTTCTGTCCTTCGCACCGAGAGCACGTCCACAGGTACGGAGTGGCTTGCCCGCTGGGCCGGGCACCTGATGCGCCACCCCTGGCCGTACGCCGTCGCGGTCACCGCGGGCCTCCTGTTGGCCGCGACACCCGTGCCCGACATGGCGCTGGGTATCAACCTGGAACGCCGTGCACTGGACGGGACACCGGACCGTATCGGCCACCAGTTGATGGACCCTGACGTGCCCGGCTTGGCGAGCGCGGTGTTCATTCTCCTGAGTCGCCCCGCTGACTCCGGCGAACCGGACACCGTGCCGCTATTGACCGCCCTGCGCGCGGATCCCGACGTGGCGGCGGCCAGCACGCTGGGCAACGGCGTCGACCTAACCGCCATCCTCGTCATTCCGCGGCATACCACCGACTCGCCGGCGGTGGTCGAGGTGGTGCGGCGGATCCGCGGGGAGGTTGTGCCTTCAGCGGTTCCACCCGGCACACCGGTGCTGGTGGGCGGTTCCAGCGCCCTCGTCGCCGATCTGCTCACCGAGACCTCCACGAAACTGTGGTGGGTCATCGGCGCTGTGCTGGCGCTGATGTTCCTGATGCTGGTCGCCGTTCTCCGCAGTGTGCTGCTACCACTGAAAGCGATTCTGATGAGTCTGCTGTCGACCGGCGCGGCGTTCGGCTTGACCGTCCTGATCTTCCAGGGCGATGGCGACCACGACGCACTGAGCGGGTACGACCCGGGCCTGATCTGGCCGCAGGTGCCGTTGATCATGTTCGTTCTGCTGTTCGGTCTCTCCACGGACTACGAGTTGTTCCTCGTTCGCCGGATCCAGGAGGAATACCAGGCCACCGGGGACAACCGCGGTTCGGTAGTGGCCGGTTTGGTGCGTACCGCTCGACCCATCACCCTGGCCGCCGCGATTCTCGCGGTCGCGTTCGGCAGCCTGTTGATCTCCGACATCAGCGGTTTGCAGCAATTCGGGTTCGCCACCGCCTGCGCGCTGATCATCGACGCCACCCTGATCCGGCTCATCCTGGTACCCGCGCTGATGCAGATCATGGGTCGCTGGAACTGGTGGTTTCCCGCATTCCGCAGCTCGGCGGGCGGTGGCCGCGGCGGGCCCCGAGAGCACAGCCCGATCGATCGACCCGAACGAGTACCAGACGCTGTCCCCGCCTTGAAGAATTGA
- the nucS gene encoding endonuclease NucS, translating to MRLVIARCQVDYVGRLTAHLPMARRLLLIKADGSVLVHSDGGSYKPLNWMSPPCWLEERGAADLPDGAKALWVVTNKGGEELRITIEDIEHDSSHELGVDPGLVKDGVEAHLQVLLAEHVQTLGPGYTLIRREYMTAIGPVDLLCRDAGGATVAVEIKRRGEIDGVEQLTRYLELLNRDPLLAPVAGVFAAQQIKPQARTLAEDRGIRCLTLDYDALRGTESTEFRLF from the coding sequence GTGCGCCTAGTGATTGCTCGCTGTCAGGTCGACTATGTGGGGCGACTCACCGCCCATCTGCCGATGGCCCGTCGCTTGCTGTTGATCAAAGCCGACGGCTCGGTCCTCGTGCACTCCGATGGTGGCTCGTACAAGCCGCTGAACTGGATGAGCCCGCCGTGCTGGCTGGAAGAGCGTGGGGCCGCCGATCTTCCCGACGGCGCGAAAGCGCTCTGGGTCGTCACCAACAAGGGCGGCGAGGAACTGCGCATCACCATCGAGGACATCGAGCACGACTCCTCGCACGAGCTCGGCGTCGACCCGGGTTTGGTGAAAGACGGTGTGGAGGCGCATCTTCAGGTTCTCCTCGCCGAACACGTGCAGACCCTCGGCCCCGGCTACACGCTGATCCGCCGCGAATACATGACCGCGATCGGCCCGGTGGATCTGTTGTGCCGGGACGCAGGCGGCGCCACGGTTGCGGTCGAGATCAAGCGCCGTGGCGAGATCGACGGTGTCGAGCAACTCACCCGCTACCTCGAGCTGCTGAACCGCGATCCGCTGCTCGCGCCGGTGGCGGGCGTCTTCGCCGCCCAGCAGATCAAGCCGCAGGCCCGCACGCTCGCCGAGGATCGCGGCATCCGCTGTCTCACACTGGATTACGACGCCTTGCGCGGCACCGAGAGTACCGAATTCCGGCTGTTCTGA
- a CDS encoding DUF3817 domain-containing protein, whose product MVRMGNIFDLSTVAKRFRFIAVLEAISWAFLIVGMVFKRLPEPVLWPVKVFGMTHGIIFMLFVIAVIVTARELAWNAKTTVLALLSSIPPFCTVVFEIWAVRSGKLGELSNGNSADSGAPAAAAS is encoded by the coding sequence ATGGTGCGCATGGGCAATATCTTCGACCTGAGCACCGTCGCGAAGCGGTTTCGTTTCATCGCGGTGCTCGAGGCGATCTCGTGGGCTTTTCTGATCGTCGGCATGGTGTTCAAGCGGCTCCCGGAGCCGGTGTTATGGCCGGTCAAGGTGTTCGGCATGACGCACGGCATCATCTTCATGCTGTTCGTGATCGCCGTCATCGTGACCGCGCGTGAACTGGCCTGGAACGCGAAGACCACGGTGCTCGCGCTGCTGTCGAGCATCCCGCCGTTCTGCACCGTGGTGTTCGAGATCTGGGCGGTCCGGTCGGGCAAGCTGGGTGAACTGAGCAACGGGAATTCTGCCGACTCCGGAGCCCCGGCCGCCGCCGCGTCGTGA
- the mce gene encoding methylmalonyl-CoA epimerase produces the protein MSNVSDSSDFIPADYVVAIDHVGVAVPDLEVAVAWYAENLGMIETHREVNEAQGVHEAMLSLPGAPDRATALQLLAPLDDESTIAKFINRNGPGLQQLAYRVTDIDAVSAHLRARGLRLLYEAPRPGTADSRINFIHPKDAGGVLIELVEPNANVTH, from the coding sequence GTGAGCAACGTCAGCGATTCGTCCGATTTCATCCCCGCCGACTACGTCGTCGCCATCGACCACGTCGGGGTCGCGGTGCCCGACCTCGAGGTCGCGGTCGCCTGGTACGCCGAGAATCTCGGCATGATCGAGACCCACCGCGAGGTCAACGAGGCCCAAGGCGTGCACGAGGCGATGCTTTCGCTGCCCGGCGCCCCCGATCGCGCGACTGCCCTGCAGTTGCTAGCCCCCCTCGACGACGAGTCCACCATCGCCAAGTTCATCAACCGTAACGGGCCGGGCCTGCAGCAACTGGCCTACCGTGTCACCGACATCGATGCGGTCTCCGCGCACCTGCGCGCGCGGGGCCTGCGTTTGCTGTACGAGGCGCCGAGGCCTGGAACAGCGGATTCCCGCATCAATTTCATCCATCCGAAGGATGCTGGCGGTGTGCTGATCGAGTTGGTCGAGCCGAACGCGAATGTTACGCACTAG
- a CDS encoding rhomboid-like protein has product MAVATTTDDRTAVVGSRWWRPRVPATVGYLAALVIVTSIFSGLSDSARSKVVLQASTNLHNLLQGRVVTLLSSALVIGDVGTAWLIMPLLACLLALAELRFGALHMVRVFLAGHIGATLLVAVGLWVAVEFDWLPASVRWSEDVGISYGAMALIGALVFVVPHRLRIAWATVWFAAAVAGVLLGQTFTNVGHLLAFCIGSAVGYGMIRTKTPVTRRFTKVERALLGTSVILAAAVLFG; this is encoded by the coding sequence ATGGCCGTCGCTACGACCACGGACGACCGGACAGCGGTCGTCGGTTCTCGTTGGTGGCGACCGAGGGTGCCCGCGACCGTCGGCTACCTGGCCGCGCTGGTCATTGTCACGTCGATCTTTTCGGGGCTGAGTGATTCGGCTCGGTCGAAGGTGGTGCTGCAGGCCAGCACCAATCTGCACAATCTGCTTCAGGGGCGGGTCGTCACGCTGCTGTCGAGTGCGCTGGTGATCGGCGATGTCGGCACCGCGTGGTTGATCATGCCGCTGCTGGCCTGCCTGCTCGCACTGGCGGAACTGCGGTTCGGCGCGCTGCACATGGTTCGCGTCTTCCTGGCGGGGCACATCGGCGCGACGCTGCTCGTCGCGGTCGGGCTCTGGGTGGCCGTCGAGTTCGACTGGCTGCCCGCGAGCGTGCGCTGGAGCGAGGATGTCGGTATCAGTTACGGCGCGATGGCGTTGATCGGCGCGCTGGTCTTCGTCGTGCCGCACCGGCTGCGGATCGCCTGGGCCACAGTGTGGTTCGCGGCCGCGGTCGCCGGCGTGCTGCTCGGGCAGACGTTCACCAATGTCGGACATCTGCTGGCCTTCTGCATCGGCTCGGCCGTCGGTTACGGCATGATCCGGACCAAGACGCCGGTCACTCGACGGTTCACCAAGGTTGAGCGAGCGTTGCTCGGTACCAGCGTGATTCTGGCCGCCGCGGTGCTCTTCGGCTGA
- a CDS encoding acetyl-CoA C-acetyltransferase yields the protein MTTSVIVSGARTPVGRLLGGLKDFSGSDLGGFAIKAALERGGVAPEQVDYVIMGQVLTAGAGQMPARQAATAAGIPMDVPSVTVNKVCLSGINAIALADQLIRAGEYEIVVAGGQESMSQAPHLLEKSREGFKYGDVTLRDHMAYDGLHDIFTDQPMGALTEQRNDTEPVSRADQDAFAAASHQRAAEAWKNGIFDDEVVPVSVPQRKGDPLLVAADEGIRADTTVESLAKLRPAFRKDGTITAGTASQISDGAAAVVVMSKAKAEELGLSWLAEIGAAGVVAGPDSTLQDQPANAIAKACAREGISPADLDLVEINEAFAAVGVASTRKLGIDPAKVNVNGGAIAVGHPLGMSGARILLHLVFELKRRGGGVGAAALCGGGGQGDALIVRV from the coding sequence GTGACCACTTCCGTGATCGTCTCAGGTGCACGTACCCCAGTCGGTCGGCTGCTCGGCGGTCTGAAGGACTTCAGCGGTTCCGATCTCGGCGGCTTCGCCATCAAGGCGGCGCTGGAACGCGGCGGCGTCGCGCCCGAGCAGGTCGACTACGTGATCATGGGCCAGGTGCTCACCGCGGGTGCGGGCCAGATGCCGGCGCGGCAGGCGGCCACGGCCGCGGGCATTCCGATGGACGTGCCCTCGGTGACCGTGAACAAGGTGTGCCTGTCCGGCATCAACGCCATCGCCCTTGCCGATCAGCTGATCCGGGCGGGCGAGTACGAGATCGTCGTCGCGGGCGGCCAGGAGTCGATGAGCCAGGCCCCGCATCTGCTCGAAAAGAGCCGCGAGGGTTTCAAGTACGGCGATGTCACGCTGCGTGACCACATGGCCTACGACGGCCTGCACGACATCTTCACCGACCAGCCGATGGGCGCGCTGACCGAACAGCGCAACGACACCGAGCCGGTCAGCCGCGCGGACCAGGACGCCTTCGCGGCGGCCTCGCACCAGCGTGCGGCCGAGGCGTGGAAGAACGGCATCTTCGACGACGAGGTGGTACCGGTGTCGGTGCCGCAGCGCAAGGGCGACCCGCTGCTGGTCGCCGCCGACGAGGGTATCCGCGCCGACACCACCGTCGAGTCGCTGGCCAAGCTGCGCCCCGCGTTCCGCAAGGACGGCACGATCACCGCGGGCACCGCTTCGCAGATCTCCGACGGCGCCGCCGCGGTGGTGGTGATGAGCAAGGCCAAGGCCGAGGAACTCGGCCTGAGCTGGCTGGCCGAGATCGGCGCCGCGGGCGTCGTCGCGGGTCCCGACTCGACGCTGCAGGACCAGCCGGCCAACGCCATCGCGAAGGCTTGTGCGCGCGAAGGCATTTCGCCTGCCGACCTGGATCTGGTGGAGATCAACGAGGCGTTCGCCGCGGTCGGTGTCGCCTCGACCAGGAAGCTGGGCATTGATCCGGCGAAGGTGAACGTCAACGGCGGCGCGATCGCGGTCGGCCACCCGCTCGGCATGTCCGGCGCGCGCATTCTGCTGCATCTGGTGTTCGAGCTGAAGCGCCGCGGTGGTGGCGTCGGCGCTGCCGCCCTGTGCGGTGGTGGCGGCCAGGGTGATGCGCTGATCGTCCGGGTCTAG
- a CDS encoding tetratricopeptide repeat protein codes for MSGAVDLSALKQPSAGASTAAGNGDYAVNEANFETKVLRRSVQVPVVVVLYSQRSPGSVELVRTLERLVGESGGVWDLATVEAETNMRIAQAFGVQGIPTVVAVAGGQPLADFQGAQPEPQVRQWLSAVVDAVAGKLPGGEEPQQAQEDPRFIAAEAALEQGDLAGAEAAYEAIIAAEPGNEEAKGALRQLRFLARAQGIPETAVATADADPANVDAALDAADVEMLNQQPEAAFDRLIGVVKRTAGDDRTRARTRLLELFELFDQAEPFVVAARRKLAAALY; via the coding sequence ATGTCCGGGGCAGTTGATCTTTCCGCGTTGAAGCAGCCGTCCGCCGGAGCATCCACGGCGGCCGGTAATGGCGATTACGCGGTGAACGAAGCGAACTTCGAGACAAAGGTGCTGCGCCGCTCGGTGCAGGTCCCGGTGGTCGTCGTGCTGTACTCGCAGCGCAGCCCGGGCAGCGTGGAGCTGGTCCGGACGCTGGAGCGTCTGGTCGGGGAGAGTGGCGGCGTCTGGGACCTGGCCACCGTCGAGGCCGAAACCAACATGCGGATCGCGCAGGCGTTCGGCGTGCAGGGCATTCCGACCGTCGTGGCGGTCGCGGGCGGCCAGCCGCTCGCCGACTTCCAGGGCGCGCAGCCGGAACCACAGGTGCGGCAGTGGCTCAGCGCCGTCGTCGACGCGGTGGCCGGCAAGCTGCCCGGCGGCGAGGAACCGCAGCAGGCCCAGGAAGATCCCCGTTTCATCGCCGCGGAAGCGGCGCTGGAGCAAGGCGACCTGGCCGGCGCCGAGGCCGCCTACGAGGCGATCATCGCCGCGGAACCGGGCAACGAGGAGGCCAAGGGCGCGCTGCGCCAGCTGCGCTTCCTCGCTCGCGCGCAGGGGATTCCGGAGACCGCGGTGGCGACCGCCGACGCCGACCCTGCCAATGTGGACGCCGCCCTCGACGCCGCCGACGTGGAGATGCTCAACCAGCAGCCAGAGGCCGCGTTCGACCGGCTCATCGGGGTCGTCAAGCGCACGGCGGGCGACGACCGCACCAGGGCTCGCACCCGCCTGCTGGAACTCTTCGAGTTGTTCGACCAGGCGGAGCCGTTCGTGGTCGCCGCCCGCCGCAAGCTCGCCGCCGCGCTGTACTGA
- the glgB gene encoding 1,4-alpha-glucan branching protein GlgB: MRRRDLMLLAAGTHADPHTVLGAHPHPDGTQVSVLRPLAESVAARVGSVDHPLKSLGHGVFAAVLPYPDLMDYRIVTTYPGGQTILSADGYRFLPTVGELDLHLIGEGRHERLWEVLGAHPRRYTTLDGEVTGTSFAVWAPNARGVTVFGDFDGWAGHTAPMRALGSSGVWEVFVPGVGPGTKYKFRVHGADGRTVDHADPMAFATELPPATASVVTESSYRWDDKAWLDTRAKTDPTQAPMSVYEVHLGSWRPGLGYRELADQLADYVRATGYTHIELLPIAEHPFGGSWGYQVTSYYAPTARFGSPDDFRAFVDRLHQAGIGVLLDWVPAHFPRDEWALARFDGTPLYEHADPRRGEQLDWGTYVFDFGRHEVRNFLVANARYWIEEFHIDGLRVDAVASMLYLDYSRPEGGWEPNVHGGRENLEAVDFLQDLNNTVHRHHPGVVTIAEESTSWPGVTRGTDVGGLGFTMKWNMGWMHDTLGFLQRDPIHRSWHHNEITFSAMYAWSENFVLPISHDEVVHGKGTLWTRMPGDDFAKAGGVRALLAYMWGHPGKQLLFMGQDFGQFREWSHDRGLDWQELDNPLHQGITAVVCDLNAVYRAHPALWSQDTTPGGYSWIEANDQANNVLAFLRYGSDGSVVACVYNFSGAVHGAYRVGLPFAGQWTEILNTDAAEYGGSGIGNLGAVKATDEPWHGRPASATIAMAPNSAVWLAPER, from the coding sequence ATGCGCCGCAGGGATCTGATGCTGCTTGCCGCGGGCACGCACGCCGATCCGCACACTGTGCTCGGCGCCCATCCCCATCCGGACGGCACGCAGGTCAGTGTGCTGCGTCCGCTCGCGGAATCGGTGGCGGCGCGGGTCGGTTCGGTGGATCATCCGCTGAAATCGTTGGGGCACGGCGTTTTCGCCGCGGTGCTGCCCTACCCCGACCTCATGGACTACCGCATCGTGACCACCTATCCCGGCGGTCAGACCATCCTCTCCGCCGACGGCTACCGCTTCCTGCCGACGGTCGGCGAGCTAGACCTACACCTGATCGGCGAGGGTCGCCACGAACGACTATGGGAAGTGCTCGGCGCGCACCCACGCCGCTACACCACCCTCGACGGCGAGGTGACCGGCACCTCGTTCGCGGTGTGGGCGCCGAATGCCCGCGGGGTCACCGTATTCGGCGACTTCGACGGATGGGCGGGCCATACCGCGCCGATGCGAGCGCTCGGGTCGTCCGGAGTGTGGGAGGTGTTCGTGCCCGGCGTCGGGCCGGGCACCAAGTACAAGTTCCGGGTGCACGGCGCCGACGGCCGCACGGTCGACCACGCCGACCCGATGGCGTTCGCGACCGAGCTGCCGCCCGCGACGGCGTCGGTCGTCACCGAGAGCAGCTATCGGTGGGACGACAAGGCGTGGCTCGATACCCGAGCGAAGACCGACCCGACCCAGGCGCCGATGAGCGTCTACGAAGTCCATCTCGGCTCCTGGCGGCCCGGTCTCGGTTATCGCGAATTGGCCGACCAGCTGGCCGATTACGTGCGGGCCACCGGATACACCCACATCGAACTGCTGCCCATCGCCGAGCATCCCTTCGGCGGTTCCTGGGGCTACCAGGTCACCTCGTATTACGCGCCAACCGCACGCTTCGGTTCCCCGGACGACTTCCGCGCGTTCGTCGATCGACTGCACCAGGCAGGCATCGGCGTGCTCCTCGACTGGGTGCCCGCGCACTTCCCGCGCGACGAATGGGCGCTTGCCCGCTTCGACGGCACCCCGCTCTACGAGCACGCCGACCCGCGCCGCGGCGAGCAACTCGACTGGGGCACCTACGTTTTCGACTTCGGGCGACACGAGGTGCGCAATTTCCTGGTGGCCAACGCGCGCTACTGGATCGAGGAGTTCCACATCGACGGCCTGCGCGTCGACGCGGTCGCGTCCATGCTGTACCTGGATTACTCACGCCCCGAAGGGGGTTGGGAGCCGAACGTGCACGGCGGCCGGGAGAACCTGGAGGCCGTCGACTTCCTACAGGACCTGAACAACACCGTGCACCGCCACCACCCCGGCGTGGTGACCATCGCCGAGGAGTCGACCAGTTGGCCCGGCGTCACCCGCGGCACCGACGTCGGCGGACTCGGCTTCACCATGAAATGGAACATGGGCTGGATGCACGACACGCTCGGCTTCCTGCAGCGCGACCCGATCCACCGGTCCTGGCACCACAACGAGATCACCTTCTCGGCGATGTACGCCTGGAGCGAGAACTTCGTGCTGCCGATCAGCCACGACGAGGTGGTGCACGGCAAGGGCACGCTGTGGACCAGGATGCCCGGCGACGACTTCGCCAAAGCCGGTGGCGTGCGGGCACTGCTGGCCTACATGTGGGGGCATCCCGGCAAGCAACTGCTGTTCATGGGCCAGGACTTCGGCCAGTTCCGCGAGTGGTCACACGACCGGGGACTGGACTGGCAGGAGCTGGACAACCCACTCCACCAAGGGATTACGGCGGTCGTGTGCGACCTCAACGCCGTCTACCGCGCCCATCCCGCGCTGTGGAGCCAGGACACCACCCCCGGCGGCTACTCGTGGATCGAGGCCAACGACCAGGCGAACAATGTGCTGGCGTTCCTGCGCTACGGGTCCGACGGATCCGTCGTCGCGTGCGTGTACAACTTCTCCGGTGCGGTGCACGGCGCGTACCGGGTCGGTCTGCCCTTCGCCGGACAGTGGACGGAAATCCTGAACACCGACGCCGCCGAGTACGGCGGCTCAGGCATCGGAAACCTCGGCGCTGTCAAGGCCACTGACGAACCGTGGCACGGTCGCCCCGCCTCCGCGACCATCGCGATGGCTCCCAACAGCGCCGTCTGGCTGGCCCCAGAACGCTGA
- a CDS encoding ATP/GTP-binding protein, whose translation MPRRKPRAAGQVGRSRTGGAPLGDVFGRTEAGPGGDETYVVRTIPGARAVKIYRCPGCDHEIAIGVAHIVAWPAYGGEDDRRHWHRGCWNGRQTRGITRRWS comes from the coding sequence ATGCCCCGTCGGAAACCGCGCGCAGCCGGTCAGGTGGGTCGCTCGCGGACGGGCGGCGCACCGCTGGGGGATGTCTTCGGCCGGACCGAGGCGGGGCCGGGTGGCGACGAGACCTACGTCGTTCGCACCATCCCAGGCGCCCGTGCGGTGAAGATCTACCGCTGCCCGGGGTGCGACCACGAGATCGCGATCGGCGTCGCGCACATCGTCGCCTGGCCCGCCTATGGCGGCGAGGACGATCGCAGGCATTGGCACCGTGGTTGCTGGAACGGCCGCCAGACCCGCGGCATCACCCGGCGCTGGTCATAA